One stretch of Corallococcus exiguus DNA includes these proteins:
- a CDS encoding fatty acid desaturase family protein gives MAHLELLRSVKWKDLRTLSTRELLIENNLTIPWFVFSMVLAYFEHYALALPFSAFYFLTGLRQVHNGFHRALGTNKFLTWLTLYLNSVLMVASLHAVKFNHLRHHRYTLAEGDYEGKSAGMSWYGAILYGPVHMFLIHKVTLQKGDTKYRWNVLFELASIAVFVIGVFHLRLHFLIYHVGVMVLGECLMAFFAVWTVHHDTQDDPTMARTQRTGWKNLLTFSMFYHLEHHLFPAVPTIKLPELAKRLDAALPEMQKRGTF, from the coding sequence ATGGCACATCTGGAACTGCTGCGCAGCGTGAAGTGGAAGGACCTGCGGACGCTCTCGACGCGGGAGTTGCTGATTGAGAACAACCTGACCATTCCCTGGTTCGTGTTCTCGATGGTGCTGGCGTACTTCGAGCACTACGCGCTCGCCCTGCCCTTCTCCGCCTTCTACTTCCTCACGGGCCTGAGACAGGTGCACAACGGCTTCCACCGCGCCCTGGGTACGAACAAGTTCCTGACGTGGCTCACGCTGTATCTCAACAGCGTGCTGATGGTGGCCTCACTCCACGCGGTGAAGTTCAACCACCTGAGACATCACCGGTACACGCTGGCGGAGGGGGACTACGAAGGAAAGTCAGCGGGCATGTCGTGGTACGGCGCCATCCTGTACGGCCCCGTCCACATGTTCCTGATCCACAAGGTGACCCTCCAGAAGGGAGACACGAAGTACCGCTGGAACGTCCTCTTCGAGCTGGCCTCCATCGCCGTCTTCGTCATCGGCGTCTTCCACCTGCGGCTTCACTTCCTCATCTACCACGTCGGGGTGATGGTCCTTGGCGAGTGCCTGATGGCCTTCTTCGCCGTGTGGACCGTGCATCACGACACGCAGGACGACCCCACGATGGCGAGAACCCAGCGCACCGGCTGGAAGAACCTGCTCACGTTCAGCATGTTCTATCACCTGGAGCACCACCTCTTCCCGGCGGTCCCCACCATCAAGCTGCCGGAACTGGCGAAGCGACTGGACGCGGCGCTTCCCGAAATGCAGAAGCGTGGGACCTTCTAG
- a CDS encoding OmpA/MotB family protein, whose product MEEERGRAWGPWLVTALVAVLAGLVLYLSHRSTTRADAEAAAATAKANEAETARQQLESKLAALEAEHTKLTTEKDQLNTEKEQLSQTVQEQEAELTRLKATYEDLQDKLKKEIAEGAIRLSQDGGRLQVDLVDKVLFDSGDASISTRGQEVLTRLGGVLSKVDDKLIQVSGHTDDSPPTQKLQATFPTNWELSVARAVNVVRFLQEKGGVPAKRMLAAGYGDTRPLGANASPQGRARNRRIELLLIPELAAKRNTAIAKAAAPSKATPVKGAPAKAAATKPAVGKKSSSGR is encoded by the coding sequence ATGGAAGAGGAACGCGGAAGGGCCTGGGGGCCCTGGCTGGTGACGGCGCTGGTGGCGGTGCTCGCGGGTCTGGTGCTCTATCTGTCGCATCGCAGCACGACCCGCGCGGACGCGGAGGCGGCGGCTGCCACTGCCAAGGCGAACGAAGCAGAGACCGCGAGGCAGCAGCTGGAGTCGAAGCTGGCCGCGCTGGAGGCGGAACACACGAAGCTGACCACGGAGAAGGATCAGCTCAACACGGAGAAGGAGCAGCTCAGCCAGACGGTGCAGGAGCAGGAGGCGGAGCTCACCCGGCTGAAGGCCACCTACGAGGACCTCCAGGACAAGCTGAAGAAGGAGATCGCCGAGGGCGCCATCCGCCTGTCGCAGGACGGAGGCCGCCTCCAGGTGGACCTGGTCGACAAGGTCCTCTTCGATTCAGGCGACGCCAGCATCAGCACGCGCGGCCAGGAGGTCCTCACCCGCCTGGGCGGCGTGCTGTCCAAGGTGGATGACAAGCTCATCCAGGTGTCGGGCCACACTGACGACTCGCCGCCCACGCAGAAGCTCCAGGCCACCTTCCCCACCAACTGGGAGCTGTCCGTCGCGCGCGCCGTCAACGTCGTGCGCTTCCTCCAGGAGAAGGGCGGCGTGCCCGCGAAGCGCATGCTCGCGGCCGGCTACGGCGACACCCGGCCCCTGGGGGCCAATGCCTCGCCGCAGGGCCGTGCGCGCAACCGTCGCATCGAGCTGCTGTTGATTCCGGAGCTGGCCGCGAAGAGAAACACCGCCATCGCGAAAGCAGCGGCCCCCTCGAAGGCGACGCCCGTGAAGGGTGCTCCCGCGAAGGCGGCTGCCACGAAGCCTGCCGTCGGGAAGAAGTCCTCGTCCGGCCGGTAG
- a CDS encoding right-handed parallel beta-helix repeat-containing protein, which translates to MAVTTLLTGAPDVLARDTVPSNVEPKVIFTTGHAVRCGDTLTQHTLLTQDLNCPGSAPFALRVVGAGIVLDLGGHTVRRTGTTTTETPGIELQANSMVRNGTVQGFGRGIATPEGSDASNVRLHKLALVDNYVGVYNAATTNFLITECRVSGSVTGLSREFDASSGSFDVRSSVFTGNRLAMLADYHDIDVLDSTFTSNESVIYCWEGRVRFRSSTIAWNNAVGSIPNDGDGPRACEEMRFENTLIANNATIAPYSIPVWEPYKLSMLDTLVVNNGTGLQATALTVYIDGNTFYDNAGGLTLSDREGPAGGTLTGIVRGNEFLSNDGDGLRVVPPSTPTVINNVALGNAGFGIYAPTAFDGGGNVARNNTAGDCVGIVCAMY; encoded by the coding sequence ATGGCTGTGACCACCTTGCTCACGGGAGCGCCCGACGTCCTGGCCCGTGACACGGTTCCATCCAACGTGGAGCCCAAGGTGATCTTCACCACCGGCCACGCCGTCCGGTGCGGTGACACCCTCACCCAGCACACGCTCCTCACGCAGGATCTCAACTGCCCGGGCTCGGCGCCCTTCGCGCTCCGGGTCGTGGGCGCAGGCATCGTCCTCGACCTGGGTGGCCACACCGTGCGCCGCACCGGGACGACGACTACCGAAACACCGGGCATCGAACTCCAGGCCAACAGCATGGTGCGCAATGGCACGGTTCAGGGATTCGGCCGGGGCATCGCCACGCCTGAAGGCTCGGACGCTTCGAACGTGCGACTCCACAAGCTCGCGCTCGTCGACAACTACGTGGGTGTCTACAACGCTGCCACCACGAACTTCCTCATCACGGAGTGCCGCGTGAGCGGAAGCGTCACCGGGCTGAGCCGTGAGTTCGACGCGTCCAGCGGCAGCTTCGACGTGAGGTCGTCGGTGTTCACCGGCAACAGGCTCGCGATGCTCGCGGACTACCACGACATCGACGTGCTCGACTCCACGTTCACGTCCAACGAGAGCGTCATCTACTGCTGGGAAGGCCGCGTCCGCTTCAGGTCGAGCACGATCGCGTGGAATAACGCCGTGGGCTCGATCCCCAACGACGGTGACGGCCCCCGGGCCTGCGAGGAGATGCGCTTCGAGAACACGCTCATCGCGAACAACGCCACGATCGCGCCCTACTCGATTCCCGTCTGGGAGCCGTACAAGCTGTCGATGCTCGACACGCTGGTCGTCAACAACGGCACGGGGCTCCAGGCCACGGCCCTGACCGTCTACATCGACGGCAACACCTTCTATGACAACGCGGGCGGCCTGACCCTGTCCGACCGCGAAGGGCCCGCCGGTGGCACGCTCACGGGCATCGTCCGAGGCAACGAGTTCCTCAGCAACGACGGGGACGGCCTCCGGGTGGTTCCGCCCAGCACGCCCACGGTGATCAACAACGTCGCCCTGGGCAATGCGGGCTTTGGCATCTACGCGCCCACCGCCTTTGACGGCGGCGGGAACGTCGCGCGAAACAACACCGCGGGCGACTGCGTGGGCATCGTCTGCGCCATGTACTGA
- a CDS encoding DUF1501 domain-containing protein, with protein MKLSRRKLFELALGATQLGLMARFGLSTASAAPASGRPTKLLGIWLDGGLHWESFFSPLSRAGINKFIPPAQGGVIPVGYLPEQVENFDRSPVDLDAPGPVRRLRGPIYWNWANPADARGTNPVVNNQQIYRPWGYAWADPTYKLYEKAALLVGADQNTAAHTSGIVASMCGVAGASFRAPAVQAVIANAMAQRFPDRPIPNVSLGGQLPSALGLPALANPTVLRSAASVEPTLSDKRDSAWKGLRARSDMPDVAFDGSALPGMVPVTAVDAALMKALRAERGVSTSGTDAMLEELYDTYKGASRTIRRDILSVLGNTLAWEKLKADPSYPVDWTACIGYADACGTGPSMGSYDFALRLLKSDLVTSVNLRATSFSNNSFDTHSANGVQMHTNHLRIALEMVGRLCIEMSLTPSRSDPSRSLLDETLVYVYSDFGRTFPKQGSDHHPATCALLVGGGIQGNQMLGGYDETMNGSPMGAPVDLVEEDGSRGSRAPRSQDIAATVMNAFGLEPGKDFFIPGGYGVFDGVVRS; from the coding sequence ATGAAGCTCTCTCGCCGCAAGCTGTTCGAGCTGGCCCTCGGGGCCACGCAACTGGGACTCATGGCGCGCTTCGGGCTGTCCACGGCTTCGGCCGCGCCCGCTTCGGGACGCCCCACCAAGCTCCTGGGCATCTGGCTGGACGGAGGTCTGCACTGGGAGAGCTTCTTCTCCCCGCTGTCCCGCGCCGGCATCAACAAGTTCATTCCCCCCGCGCAGGGCGGCGTCATTCCCGTGGGCTACCTTCCGGAGCAGGTGGAGAACTTCGACCGCTCGCCAGTGGACCTGGATGCGCCCGGGCCGGTGCGCAGGCTGCGCGGGCCCATCTACTGGAACTGGGCGAACCCCGCCGACGCGCGGGGCACGAACCCTGTCGTGAACAACCAGCAGATCTACCGGCCGTGGGGCTATGCGTGGGCGGACCCCACGTACAAGCTCTATGAGAAGGCCGCGCTGCTCGTGGGCGCGGATCAGAACACGGCCGCGCACACGAGCGGCATCGTCGCCAGCATGTGCGGCGTGGCGGGCGCGAGCTTCCGAGCCCCGGCGGTGCAAGCCGTCATCGCGAACGCCATGGCTCAGCGCTTCCCGGACCGGCCCATCCCCAACGTCAGCCTGGGCGGTCAACTTCCGAGCGCGTTGGGACTGCCCGCGCTGGCGAACCCGACGGTGCTGCGCTCCGCGGCGTCGGTGGAGCCGACGCTGTCCGACAAGCGCGACAGCGCCTGGAAGGGGCTCCGCGCCCGCAGCGATATGCCGGATGTGGCCTTCGACGGTTCGGCGCTTCCGGGGATGGTGCCTGTCACGGCGGTGGATGCGGCGCTCATGAAGGCGCTGCGCGCGGAGCGGGGCGTGTCCACGAGCGGCACGGACGCGATGCTCGAGGAGCTCTATGACACCTACAAGGGCGCGAGCCGGACGATCCGCCGCGACATCCTCTCCGTGTTGGGCAACACCCTGGCGTGGGAGAAGCTCAAGGCGGACCCGAGCTACCCGGTGGATTGGACGGCGTGCATCGGCTACGCGGATGCCTGCGGCACGGGTCCGTCGATGGGGTCCTATGACTTCGCCTTGCGGCTGCTGAAGTCCGACCTGGTCACGTCGGTGAACCTGCGGGCCACGAGCTTCAGCAACAACTCCTTCGACACCCACAGTGCGAACGGCGTGCAGATGCACACCAACCACCTGCGCATCGCGCTGGAGATGGTGGGTCGGCTGTGCATCGAGATGAGCCTCACCCCCAGCAGGTCCGACCCGTCCCGGTCGCTGCTGGATGAGACGCTCGTGTATGTCTACAGCGACTTCGGGCGGACGTTCCCGAAGCAGGGGAGCGATCACCATCCGGCGACCTGCGCGCTGCTCGTCGGCGGAGGCATCCAGGGCAACCAGATGCTCGGCGGCTACGACGAGACGATGAACGGCTCGCCGATGGGGGCACCGGTGGATCTGGTGGAGGAGGACGGGAGCCGCGGCTCCCGTGCGCCACGCTCGCAGGACATCGCGGCGACGGTGATGAACGCCTTCGGCCTGGAGCCAGGGAAGGACTTCTTCATCCCCGGCGGCTACGGCGTCTTCGACGGCGTCGTGAGGTCCTGA
- a CDS encoding NAD(P)-dependent alcohol dehydrogenase has product MPTANAYAATSAKSPLGPLAIQRRELGPRDVLIEIKYCGICHSDIHTVRGEWGAATYPLVPGHEIAGIVASVGAEVKKHAVGDRVGVGCMVDSCGDCSSCRKGEEQHCLKGMVGTYGATGRDGQLTQGGYSTHIVVTEDFVLKIPKGIPLDAAAPLLCAGITTYSPLRRWGAGPGKKVAIVGLGGLGHMGVKFARAMGAEVTVLSQSLSKKEDGLRLGAHHYYATKDPETFQKLAGTFDLIVNTVSAKIDVDAYLSLLALDGALVSVGAPPEPLSLNAFSLFMPRRVFTGSLIGGIPQTQEMLDFCAQHHIGADIEVIPASKINDAYERVLASDVRYRFVIDTSTLK; this is encoded by the coding sequence ATGCCTACCGCCAACGCCTACGCCGCCACCTCCGCGAAGTCACCGCTCGGTCCCCTGGCCATCCAGCGCCGGGAGCTCGGCCCGCGCGACGTGCTCATCGAGATCAAGTACTGCGGCATCTGCCACTCCGACATCCACACCGTCCGCGGCGAGTGGGGCGCGGCGACCTATCCCCTGGTCCCCGGCCATGAGATCGCCGGCATCGTCGCCAGCGTCGGCGCCGAGGTGAAGAAGCACGCCGTCGGCGACCGCGTCGGCGTGGGCTGCATGGTGGACTCGTGCGGCGACTGCTCGTCCTGCCGCAAGGGAGAGGAGCAGCACTGCCTCAAGGGCATGGTCGGCACCTACGGCGCCACCGGGCGGGACGGCCAGCTCACGCAGGGCGGCTACTCCACCCACATCGTCGTGACCGAGGACTTCGTCCTCAAGATCCCCAAGGGCATCCCGCTCGACGCCGCCGCGCCGCTCTTGTGCGCGGGCATCACGACGTACTCACCGCTGCGCCGCTGGGGCGCGGGCCCCGGCAAGAAGGTGGCCATCGTGGGCCTGGGCGGCCTGGGGCACATGGGAGTGAAGTTCGCTCGCGCGATGGGCGCGGAGGTGACCGTCCTGTCGCAGTCGCTGAGCAAGAAGGAAGACGGCCTGCGGCTGGGCGCGCACCACTACTACGCCACCAAGGACCCGGAGACGTTCCAGAAGCTCGCGGGCACGTTCGACCTCATCGTGAACACGGTGAGCGCGAAGATCGACGTGGACGCCTACCTGTCCCTGCTGGCCCTGGACGGCGCCCTGGTCAGCGTGGGCGCGCCTCCGGAGCCGCTCTCCCTCAACGCGTTCTCGCTCTTCATGCCCCGCCGCGTGTTCACCGGGTCGCTCATCGGCGGCATCCCCCAGACGCAGGAGATGTTGGACTTCTGCGCCCAGCACCACATCGGCGCGGACATCGAGGTCATCCCCGCCAGCAAGATCAACGACGCCTACGAGCGCGTGCTCGCCTCCGACGTCCGGTACCGGTTCGTCATCGACACGTCGACGCTGAAGTAG
- a CDS encoding LysR family transcriptional regulator, with the protein MNTAPFTQLQVFLAVARLRSFSGAARELGVSTAAVSQAVRQLEEQLRVVLLTRTTRSVALTDVGRRLVEGAGPAVGQTLATLREVAAQPGEAVGRVRLTVLTAAVPYVITPVVPTFRERHPRVEVEVVIEDRFVDIVEEGYDAGVRLSESIQRDMVQVRLTEAFRFVVVGAPGYLARHGTPQRPEDLLKHECITFRSQTTGTLYPWELERGRKNWRVPVRGGVVTNDIHLPATLAEQGVGLAYAFEPAVEERLRTGKLVRVLEAYAPTVPGFFLYCPSRAQRSVPLRLFAEAARELAAKAV; encoded by the coding sequence ATGAATACGGCGCCCTTCACGCAGCTGCAGGTCTTCCTCGCCGTGGCCCGCCTGCGCAGCTTCAGCGGTGCGGCGCGCGAGCTGGGCGTCTCCACGGCCGCGGTGAGCCAGGCGGTGCGGCAGCTGGAGGAGCAGCTGCGGGTGGTGCTGCTCACGCGTACCACGCGCAGTGTGGCGCTGACGGACGTAGGCCGGCGGCTCGTGGAGGGAGCAGGCCCGGCGGTGGGACAGACGCTGGCCACGCTCCGCGAGGTGGCCGCGCAACCCGGAGAGGCCGTGGGCCGGGTCCGGCTGACGGTGCTGACGGCGGCGGTGCCCTACGTCATCACCCCGGTGGTCCCCACCTTCCGTGAGCGACACCCACGCGTGGAGGTGGAGGTCGTCATCGAGGACCGTTTCGTGGACATCGTCGAGGAGGGCTACGACGCGGGCGTGCGGCTGAGTGAGTCCATCCAGCGCGACATGGTGCAGGTGCGCCTCACGGAGGCCTTCCGCTTCGTGGTGGTGGGGGCGCCCGGCTACCTCGCACGCCACGGCACGCCCCAGCGTCCCGAGGACCTGCTGAAGCACGAGTGCATCACCTTCCGTTCGCAGACGACCGGAACGCTCTACCCGTGGGAGCTGGAGCGTGGACGCAAGAACTGGCGCGTGCCGGTACGCGGCGGCGTCGTCACCAATGACATCCATCTGCCCGCGACCCTGGCGGAGCAGGGCGTGGGGCTGGCGTACGCCTTCGAGCCGGCCGTGGAGGAGCGGCTGCGCACCGGGAAGCTCGTGCGCGTGCTGGAGGCCTACGCGCCCACCGTGCCCGGCTTCTTCCTCTACTGCCCCAGCCGTGCGCAGCGCTCGGTGCCGCTGCGACTCTTCGCCGAGGCGGCCCGGGAGCTGGCGGCCAAGGCCGTGTGA
- a CDS encoding LysR family transcriptional regulator, whose amino-acid sequence MNTAPFTQLQVFLVVARLSSFSGAARELGVSTAAVSHSVRQLEEQLRVVLLTRTTRSVALTDAGRRLVETAGPAMGQAIAALGEVAARPGETVGRVRLSVPRAAVPYIITPVVPTFRARHPRIEVEVVIEERFVDIVAEGYDAGVRLSEAIERDMVQVRLTGEFRFVVVGSPGYLERHGTPQRPEDLLKHECITFRMRSTGALYAWELERGRRNWRVPVRGGVVSNDSHLTLDLAEQGLGLAYAMEPLVAERLRTRRLVRVLEAYAPTVPGFFLYYPSRAQRSAPLRLFVEAARELALKAV is encoded by the coding sequence ATGAATACAGCACCCTTCACCCAGCTCCAGGTGTTCCTCGTCGTGGCCCGCCTGAGCAGCTTCAGCGGCGCCGCCCGTGAGCTGGGCGTCTCCACTGCGGCGGTGAGTCATTCGGTGCGACAGCTGGAGGAACAGCTGCGCGTGGTGCTGCTCACCCGCACGACTCGCAGCGTGGCGCTGACGGACGCGGGCAGGCGGCTCGTGGAGACCGCGGGACCCGCGATGGGGCAGGCGATCGCCGCGCTTGGGGAGGTGGCCGCGCGGCCGGGAGAGACGGTGGGCCGGGTCCGGCTGTCCGTGCCGCGGGCGGCGGTGCCCTACATCATCACCCCGGTGGTCCCCACCTTCCGCGCGCGTCACCCGCGCATCGAGGTGGAGGTCGTCATCGAGGAGCGCTTCGTGGACATCGTGGCGGAGGGCTACGACGCGGGTGTGCGGCTGAGCGAAGCCATCGAGCGCGACATGGTCCAGGTGCGCCTCACGGGAGAGTTCCGCTTCGTGGTGGTGGGGTCGCCCGGCTACCTCGAGCGCCACGGTACGCCCCAGCGCCCGGAGGATCTGCTGAAGCATGAGTGCATCACGTTCCGCATGCGCTCCACCGGGGCGCTCTACGCATGGGAGCTGGAGCGGGGCCGCAGGAACTGGCGCGTTCCGGTGCGAGGGGGCGTGGTCAGCAATGACAGTCACCTGACGTTGGACCTTGCGGAGCAGGGCCTGGGGCTGGCGTATGCCATGGAGCCCCTGGTGGCGGAGCGGCTCCGCACGCGACGGCTCGTGCGGGTGTTGGAGGCCTACGCGCCCACCGTGCCCGGCTTCTTCCTCTACTATCCCAGCCGTGCGCAGCGCTCCGCGCCGCTGCGACTCTTCGTCGAGGCGGCGCGCGAGCTGGCGCTCAAGGCCGTGTGA
- a CDS encoding aldo/keto reductase translates to MQKRRLGNSNLEVSAIGLGCMGMSHGYGPPADKTEMIALIRSAVDQGVTFFDTAEVYGPWTNEALVGEALAPVRAQVVIATKFGFKLSSDGKQEGLDSRPEHIKQVAEASLKRLKTDVIDLVYQHRVDPDVPIEDVAGAVKELIQAGKVRHFGLSEAGAKTIRRAHAVQPVTALQSEYSLWWREPEKEILPTLEELGIGFVPFSPLGKGFLTGKLPDTSQLDKNDFRNILPRFTPEARGANQVFVDLLGSVAARKKVTPAQLALAWVLARKPWMVPIPGTTKPHRLEENLGAARVELTTDEVRELTDAAAKLTAQGARYPEALEKLTGR, encoded by the coding sequence ATGCAGAAGCGCAGACTCGGAAACAGCAACCTGGAGGTCTCGGCCATCGGGCTCGGCTGCATGGGCATGAGCCATGGCTACGGCCCGCCCGCGGACAAGACAGAGATGATTGCCCTCATCCGGTCGGCCGTGGACCAGGGCGTCACCTTCTTCGACACCGCCGAGGTCTACGGCCCCTGGACGAACGAGGCGCTTGTCGGTGAGGCCCTCGCCCCGGTTCGCGCTCAGGTGGTCATCGCCACGAAGTTCGGCTTCAAGCTGAGCAGCGACGGCAAGCAGGAGGGCCTGGACAGCCGGCCCGAGCACATCAAGCAGGTCGCCGAGGCCTCACTCAAGCGGCTCAAGACCGACGTCATCGACCTGGTCTACCAGCACCGCGTGGACCCGGACGTGCCCATCGAGGACGTCGCGGGCGCCGTGAAGGAACTCATCCAGGCAGGCAAGGTCCGGCACTTCGGCCTGTCCGAAGCGGGCGCGAAGACGATCCGCCGCGCGCACGCGGTCCAGCCCGTGACAGCCCTCCAGAGCGAATACTCCCTGTGGTGGCGTGAACCGGAGAAGGAGATCCTCCCGACCCTCGAAGAGCTGGGCATCGGGTTCGTTCCGTTCAGCCCGCTGGGCAAGGGCTTCCTGACGGGCAAGCTGCCCGACACCTCCCAGCTCGACAAGAACGACTTCCGCAACATCCTTCCGCGCTTCACGCCCGAAGCGCGCGGTGCGAACCAGGTCTTCGTCGATCTGTTGGGCAGCGTCGCGGCCCGGAAGAAGGTGACGCCGGCGCAGCTCGCGCTCGCCTGGGTCCTGGCGCGCAAACCGTGGATGGTCCCCATCCCGGGAACCACGAAGCCGCACCGGCTGGAGGAGAACCTGGGCGCGGCCCGGGTGGAGCTGACGACGGACGAGGTCCGCGAGCTCACGGATGCCGCCGCGAAGCTCACGGCGCAGGGAGCCCGCTATCCCGAGGCCCTGGAGAAGCTGACCGGCCGCTGA
- a CDS encoding phosphatase domain-containing protein encodes MKYTFVFTTAAALLTFLAQRLQGFGWLLMWPALSFAVVALAYAGPGARAFGKQPDGRMRPWAVFALLPYLLLTWGTWHLARRSSRERAFDEVVPGVLVGRRLLAGELPSGVTAVLDLTSEFIEPEAIRAAGRYVSLPILDASTLPVEHVVPILRELAALPGSVYVHCAQGHGRTGMIAAALLVARGDAPDAKAALARVRQARPGVRLSALQERALDALSAALRSRSA; translated from the coding sequence ATGAAGTACACGTTCGTATTCACCACTGCGGCGGCACTCCTCACCTTCCTGGCGCAGCGGCTCCAGGGCTTCGGCTGGCTGCTGATGTGGCCCGCACTGAGCTTCGCGGTCGTGGCGCTCGCCTACGCCGGACCAGGCGCGAGGGCCTTCGGGAAGCAGCCGGATGGACGCATGCGGCCGTGGGCCGTGTTCGCACTCCTGCCCTACCTGCTGCTCACGTGGGGCACCTGGCATCTGGCGCGGCGCTCCTCGCGGGAGCGTGCCTTTGACGAAGTGGTGCCTGGGGTCCTGGTGGGACGCCGATTGCTCGCCGGCGAGCTGCCCTCGGGTGTCACGGCCGTGCTGGACCTGACCTCCGAGTTCATCGAACCGGAAGCCATCCGCGCCGCTGGCCGGTACGTGTCCCTGCCCATCCTGGACGCATCGACGTTGCCCGTGGAGCACGTGGTCCCGATCCTTCGCGAGCTGGCCGCCCTGCCCGGTTCGGTCTACGTCCATTGCGCGCAGGGACATGGGCGCACCGGGATGATCGCCGCCGCGCTCCTCGTGGCGCGGGGGGATGCTCCGGATGCGAAGGCGGCACTCGCTCGGGTACGTCAGGCTCGGCCCGGGGTGCGGCTCTCCGCCTTGCAGGAACGTGCGCTCGACGCGTTGTCCGCGGCGCTCCGCTCCAGAAGCGCCTGA
- a CDS encoding Kelch repeat-containing protein: MRTSSWMSLAVVPLLLCLACSPESELPGDDVVSSQSSALVVSGGSMLSARYQHTATLLANGKVLVAGGGTPSGSYSSTELYDPATATSVSGPSMLTARRAHTATLLQDGTVLVVGGINSSVLSSAERYDPATNTWSAAAPLPRISYGHTATLLADGRVLVAGGVSIVTSTYVYTPSTNTWAATGSLNAGMMSQAAVRLADGRVLVAGGSNGTTSSSNHAEIWSPTTGTWTTVASMNTGRNGHTLQLLSSGKVLLTGYATAAELYDPAANTWTNTGATAVQHFSAPSVTRPDGTILMAGGSYNTMQVELFSPTTSTWSTVGTLTQSRVDHPTVALPNGRVLFLGGTTYNAQGNMQAVASIEVFDASATCTPTTCAAQGKNCGTISDGCGGTLTCGTCGAGQACSSNNVCTAACTPTTCAAQGKTCGTISDGCGGTLACGTCGAGQACSSSNVCTAAACTHNVCTTGSSLNKDCNSCTFSVCNRDPYCCTTAWDSICVSEASSWCAIAQPGCVVSQ, from the coding sequence ATGCGCACCTCGTCTTGGATGTCCTTGGCCGTCGTCCCCCTGCTGTTGTGTCTCGCGTGCAGTCCCGAGAGTGAGCTACCCGGGGACGACGTCGTGTCCTCCCAGTCGTCCGCGCTCGTCGTGTCCGGTGGTTCGATGCTGTCCGCGCGCTACCAGCACACCGCCACGCTGCTCGCCAACGGCAAGGTGCTGGTCGCGGGCGGTGGGACGCCTTCTGGCTCGTACTCCTCCACGGAGCTGTATGACCCGGCGACGGCCACTTCCGTCAGCGGTCCGTCGATGCTCACCGCACGCCGCGCTCACACCGCCACGCTGTTGCAGGACGGCACCGTGCTGGTCGTGGGCGGCATCAACTCGAGCGTGCTCTCGTCCGCCGAGCGCTACGACCCCGCGACGAACACCTGGAGCGCCGCCGCTCCCCTGCCCCGCATCAGCTACGGCCACACCGCCACGCTGCTCGCGGACGGTCGCGTGCTCGTGGCGGGCGGAGTGAGCATCGTCACCTCGACCTATGTCTACACGCCGTCCACGAACACCTGGGCGGCCACGGGCTCGCTCAACGCCGGGATGATGAGCCAGGCCGCGGTGCGGCTCGCGGACGGCCGCGTGCTCGTGGCGGGTGGAAGCAATGGCACGACGTCCTCCAGCAACCACGCGGAGATCTGGAGCCCCACCACGGGGACGTGGACCACCGTCGCGTCGATGAACACGGGCCGCAATGGCCACACCCTGCAGCTGCTCTCCAGCGGCAAGGTGCTGCTGACGGGCTATGCCACCGCGGCGGAGCTGTATGACCCGGCCGCCAACACCTGGACGAACACCGGCGCCACGGCCGTCCAGCACTTCTCCGCGCCGTCGGTGACGCGGCCAGATGGCACCATCCTGATGGCCGGTGGCTCCTACAACACGATGCAGGTGGAGCTGTTCTCCCCCACGACCAGCACCTGGAGCACGGTGGGAACGCTGACGCAGTCCCGCGTGGACCACCCCACGGTCGCGCTGCCGAACGGCCGCGTCCTGTTCCTCGGAGGGACGACCTACAACGCCCAGGGCAACATGCAGGCGGTGGCGAGCATCGAGGTCTTCGACGCCTCCGCCACCTGCACCCCGACGACGTGCGCGGCCCAGGGCAAGAATTGCGGAACCATCTCCGACGGCTGTGGTGGCACCCTCACCTGCGGCACCTGTGGCGCCGGACAGGCCTGCTCCAGCAACAACGTCTGTACCGCCGCCTGCACCCCGACGACGTGCGCGGCTCAGGGCAAGACCTGCGGAACCATCTCCGACGGCTGTGGTGGCACCCTCGCCTGCGGTACCTGCGGCGCCGGACAGGCCTGCTCCAGCAGCAACGTCTGTACCGCCGCGGCATGCACCCACAACGTCTGTACGACGGGCTCGTCGCTGAACAAGGACTGCAACTCCTGCACGTTTTCGGTGTGCAACCGCGACCCGTACTGCTGCACCACGGCCTGGGACAGCATCTGCGTCAGCGAGGCCTCCTCCTGGTGTGCCATCGCGCAGCCGGGCTGTGTCGTGAGTCAGTAG